GCGGGGCTCGGCGGGGTCGGTTCCCCGAGGCGGTACAGCCGTTCGCGACGGCGCACCCGCGCGGTGACGCCGGTCCGCCGCTGCCACGCCCGGGCGAACTCCGCCGCCGAGTCCCGCTCGGCGCACGCCTCCGGGAGCCGGTGGCCGAGGCCGGCCAGTCGCTCGGCCAGCGCGTCGGCCTGCCGGGCGGTGACCGGGGTGAGGTAGAGGCCGGAGGGCGGCGTCCAAAACAGTGCCGCGACCACCGTGCCGTCCGCCGCCGTCAGGGTGCCGAAGAGGGGTGCGTCGGCGCCGTGGAAGCGCTGCCCGTGTCTGCGGAGCGTGTCGGTCACCGTCAGCGGCACGGTGTGCAACGCGGGGCGGGAGCGCAGGAATCCGCCCGCACGGGCGAGAAAGTCGTCGAGGTCGTCGGTCAGTTGCCAGGACTCGGGGTGCATGGCCCCATGCTCGGCGCAACCGGCCGACAGGAGAACCGGACAACCCCGCTCGCTCCATCCGGTCGACGGACCAGCAGGGTTGACGTCTCGTCAGAGCCCGTCGCCCGCCGACCGCTTGCACACCATCCGCATACACTGCGCGCACACCCGTGATCAATCCGCAACCAATTCCGGTCTTGACCGAGACCCATCAACCGGACGTCTGATTACGCTCCCGCTCATGACCGACTCCCGCCCCGCCCCCACACCTCCCTCCCCGGCCCCCGCCGACCGCCCGGTGTACGTCATAGGTGCCGGTCCGGGCGGTCTGGCCGCCGCGTACGCGCTGCGGGAGCACGGCGTACGGGCGGTCGTCCTGGAGAAGTCCGACCGGGTCGCCGCCTCCTGGCGGGGCCACTACGACCGGCTCCGGCTGCACACCACCCGCCGGCTGTCCGCCCTGCCCGGCCTGCGCATCCCCCGCCGGTTCGGCCGCTGGGTCGCCCGCGACGACGTGGTGCGCTACCTGGAGAAGTACGCGGAGCACCACGAACTGGAGATCGTCACCGGGGTGACCGTGCACCGGATCGAGCGCACCGGGGACGGCACCGGCTGGCTGCTGCGCGCCTCCGGCGGCCGCGAGCTGACCGGCGCCGCGGTGGTCGTCGCCACCGGCTACAACCACACCCCGCGCGTCCCCGACTGGCCGGGCCGGGAGGCGTACGAGGGGGAGTTCCTGCACGCGGGCGCCTACCGCGACGCGAAGCCGTACGCCGGGCGGGACGTGCTGGTCGTCGGCGTCGGCAACACCGGGGCCGAGATAGCCGTGGACCTGGTGGAGGGCGGCGCCGCGCGGGTGCGGCTCGCGGTGCGCACCGTGCCGCACATCGTGCGCCGCTCCACCCTGGGCTGGCCCGCGCAGTACTCGGCCGTGCTGGTACGGCGGCTGCCGGTACGCCTCGTGGACCTGCTCGCCCGGCAGCAGGCCCGGTTGCTGCCGGACCTGTCCGCGCGCGGGCTGCCCCGCCCGGACACCGGGCTGTACAGCAGGGTGCGGCAGGGCGCGATCCCGGTGCAGGACGTCGGCCTGGTGGACGCGGTGCGCCGGGGGAAGGTGGAGGTGGTGGCGGCCGTGGAGGCGTTCGAGGACGGCAAGGTGGTCCTCGCCGACGGCACCCGGATCGCGCCGGACGCGGTGATCGCGGCGACCGGGTACACACGGGGGCTCGAAGGGCTCGTGGGGCACCTGGGGGTGCTGGACGAGCGCGGGCGGCCCGTGGTGCGCGGCGGCCGGACGCCCGCGCGCGCACCGGGCCTGTACTTCACCGGGTTCACCAACCCGATCAGCGGGATGCTGCGCGAGCTGGCGCGGGACGCGGGACGGATCGCGAAGGCGGTGGCCCGGTCGCGCACCCGCTCCTGACCGCACCGCGACGCCGAGGCCGGGCGGCCGCCGGTCAGAGGGCCGGCAGCGGTGCGGGTCTCCTGCGGATGACGAGCGACATCAGCGCCGCCGCGGCGCACAGCGTGCCGGAGGCGTACCAGACGAGGTCGTAGGAGCCGAAGGCGTCGCGGGCGACACCGCCGAGGTAGGCGACGACGGCCGCGCCGACCTGGTGGGAGGCGAGCACCCAGCCGAAGACGATGGCGCTGTCCTCGCCGTACCGCTCCCGGCACAGGGCGAGGGTGGGCGGGACGGTGGCCACCCAGTCGAGGCCGTAGAAGACGATGAAGAAGATCATCGGCGGGTGCACCGAGGGGGCCAGCAGCATCGGCAGGAAGACGAGGGAGAGGCCGCGCAGGGCGTAGTAGAGCGCCAGCAGGCGGCGGGGC
This Streptomyces misionensis DNA region includes the following protein-coding sequences:
- a CDS encoding GNAT family N-acetyltransferase, which codes for MHPESWQLTDDLDDFLARAGGFLRSRPALHTVPLTVTDTLRRHGQRFHGADAPLFGTLTAADGTVVAALFWTPPSGLYLTPVTARQADALAERLAGLGHRLPEACAERDSAAEFARAWQRRTGVTARVRRRERLYRLGEPTPPSPAPRGRPRVAGPADRDLLIRWYGEFARAIGEGAGRDAGAWADGRLSYGGVTLWEAADGTPLAMAGATREIAGQVRVAPVYTPPGLRGRGYAGAVTAEVSRAARAAGAAEVLLFTDLANPTSNALYQRLGYREVADFTVWGFGA
- a CDS encoding flavin-containing monooxygenase; this translates as MTDSRPAPTPPSPAPADRPVYVIGAGPGGLAAAYALREHGVRAVVLEKSDRVAASWRGHYDRLRLHTTRRLSALPGLRIPRRFGRWVARDDVVRYLEKYAEHHELEIVTGVTVHRIERTGDGTGWLLRASGGRELTGAAVVVATGYNHTPRVPDWPGREAYEGEFLHAGAYRDAKPYAGRDVLVVGVGNTGAEIAVDLVEGGAARVRLAVRTVPHIVRRSTLGWPAQYSAVLVRRLPVRLVDLLARQQARLLPDLSARGLPRPDTGLYSRVRQGAIPVQDVGLVDAVRRGKVEVVAAVEAFEDGKVVLADGTRIAPDAVIAATGYTRGLEGLVGHLGVLDERGRPVVRGGRTPARAPGLYFTGFTNPISGMLRELARDAGRIAKAVARSRTRS